In a single window of the Azospirillum thiophilum genome:
- the hypF gene encoding carbamoyltransferase HypF, which produces MVDSKVRLQIRVRGRVQGVGFRPHIYALARRFRLTGWVLNDPQGVLIEVQGVAIDAFRAALAGDAPPLARIDAVECASASPIQDESDFVIRHSESAGTIATGIGPDATVCPACLAELFDPANRRYRYAFLNCTHCGPRYTITHQLPYDRPQTALAGFPLCPDCLKEYRDPADRRFHAQPTACPSCGPHLSHQPEAILAALWGGRIVAIKGLGGFHLACDATRADAVERLRRVKQRNGKPFALMVANANSATRHVRMDADETSLLESVARPIVLLRRREESSGPPAEIASDIAPGLAWLGVMLPYTPLHYLLFHEAAGRPDGSDWLCKPQDLTLVMTSANPGGEPLAIANEEAHERLSGIADLIVDHDRDIVIRADDSVVRKLAGAPAFLRRGRGHVPEPIRLARPMPPVLALGGHLKATVCITRGDEAFLSQHIGDLDNAATLGFLEETVAHLLHILGVEPVAVAHDKHPNFQTTRFAERSGLPTIAVQHHHAHVAAVMAEHRLDGPVLGLALDGFGLGERGQSWGGEMLVVDGFAAERIGHLGHLAQPGGDVAARQPWRMAAAALARMGRADEIVPRFAGYGPADGVRRMIERSVNAPPTSSCGRWFDAACGLLGVRAVAGFEGEAPMVLESLVRQPRVAEGAWRIEDGVLDLTPLLERLLSVNDAVDGAELFHGTLAAALVDWTLPALRARDLSQMVLSGGCLMNAVLAEELVAGFRAAGVKALLPRLAPANDGGLSLGQAWVASITL; this is translated from the coding sequence ATGGTTGACAGTAAAGTTCGGTTGCAAATTCGCGTGCGCGGACGAGTGCAGGGTGTGGGATTCCGTCCGCATATCTATGCTCTCGCCCGGCGTTTCAGGCTGACTGGCTGGGTGTTGAACGACCCGCAGGGCGTGCTGATCGAAGTGCAGGGTGTCGCAATCGACGCCTTCCGTGCTGCCCTGGCCGGGGACGCGCCGCCGCTTGCTCGCATCGATGCCGTCGAATGCGCTTCCGCCAGCCCGATCCAGGACGAATCCGATTTTGTTATTCGCCACAGCGAATCCGCCGGGACCATCGCCACCGGCATCGGGCCGGACGCTACAGTGTGCCCGGCCTGCCTCGCCGAACTGTTCGATCCGGCCAACCGCCGTTATCGCTATGCCTTCCTGAATTGTACCCATTGCGGCCCGCGTTACACCATCACGCACCAATTGCCATACGACCGACCGCAAACGGCGCTGGCCGGATTCCCGCTTTGCCCGGATTGTCTGAAGGAATACCGTGATCCTGCCGACCGCCGCTTCCACGCTCAGCCGACGGCCTGCCCAAGCTGCGGCCCGCACTTGTCTCATCAGCCGGAAGCCATACTGGCGGCGCTTTGGGGGGGCAGGATTGTCGCCATCAAGGGGCTCGGCGGCTTCCATCTGGCCTGCGACGCGACGCGGGCCGATGCGGTTGAACGATTGCGCCGGGTCAAGCAGCGCAACGGCAAACCCTTCGCTCTGATGGTCGCCAATGCAAACTCCGCGACACGGCATGTCCGTATGGATGCCGACGAGACGTCATTGCTGGAAAGCGTCGCGCGGCCCATCGTCCTGCTGCGGCGGCGGGAGGAGTCTTCGGGCCCTCCCGCCGAGATCGCCTCCGACATCGCTCCCGGCCTCGCCTGGCTCGGTGTCATGCTGCCCTATACGCCCCTGCATTACCTGCTGTTCCACGAAGCGGCCGGACGGCCGGACGGCTCCGACTGGCTTTGCAAGCCGCAGGATCTGACGCTGGTCATGACCTCCGCCAATCCCGGCGGCGAACCGCTGGCCATCGCCAACGAAGAGGCCCATGAACGGCTGTCCGGCATCGCCGACCTGATCGTCGACCATGATCGCGACATCGTCATCCGCGCCGACGACAGCGTTGTCCGCAAACTGGCCGGCGCCCCTGCCTTCCTGCGACGAGGGCGTGGCCATGTGCCGGAGCCGATCCGGCTCGCCCGGCCGATGCCGCCCGTCCTGGCGCTCGGCGGCCATCTGAAGGCGACGGTCTGCATCACCCGCGGTGACGAGGCCTTCCTGTCGCAGCACATCGGCGACCTCGACAATGCGGCGACGTTGGGTTTCCTAGAGGAGACGGTCGCACATCTGCTGCATATACTGGGGGTCGAGCCGGTCGCCGTCGCCCATGACAAGCACCCCAATTTCCAGACCACCCGTTTCGCCGAGCGGAGCGGCCTCCCGACCATCGCGGTCCAGCACCACCATGCCCATGTCGCCGCGGTCATGGCCGAACATCGACTCGACGGGCCGGTACTCGGCCTTGCGCTCGACGGCTTCGGATTGGGGGAGAGGGGCCAGTCCTGGGGTGGGGAGATGCTGGTGGTCGACGGGTTTGCGGCCGAGCGCATCGGCCATCTCGGCCATCTCGCCCAGCCCGGCGGCGACGTCGCAGCGCGCCAGCCCTGGCGGATGGCCGCCGCGGCGTTGGCCCGCATGGGCCGCGCCGACGAGATCGTTCCGCGCTTTGCCGGCTACGGTCCAGCCGACGGGGTCCGGCGCATGATCGAACGCAGCGTCAATGCACCGCCAACCAGTTCCTGCGGACGCTGGTTCGATGCCGCCTGTGGACTGCTAGGCGTCCGCGCCGTTGCCGGCTTCGAGGGCGAAGCGCCGATGGTGTTGGAATCGCTCGTTCGCCAGCCACGGGTGGCAGAGGGCGCATGGCGGATTGAAGATGGAGTACTCGACTTGACGCCTCTGCTGGAACGGTTGTTGTCCGTTAACGATGCGGTGGATGGGGCCGAGTTGTTCCACGGCACCTTGGCCGCCGCGCTGGTCGATTGGACACTGCCTGCATTGCGGGCACGCGACCTCTCGCAGATGGTGCTGTCCGGCGGTTGCCTGATGAATGCAGTGTTGGCGGAGGAACTGGTCGCCGGCTTCCGCGCAGCAGGGGTAAAGGCGCTGCTGCCGAGGCTGGCACCCGCCAATGATGGCGGACTCAGCCTCGGCCAAGCCTGGGTGGCTTCCATTACGTTGTAG